Proteins encoded together in one Vigna angularis cultivar LongXiaoDou No.4 chromosome 5, ASM1680809v1, whole genome shotgun sequence window:
- the LOC108339004 gene encoding uncharacterized protein LOC108339004 has translation MSEQQLVDASLEMACRAAVVNRHLAYASDRGKLRLQLKESENKIAALTLKLGEETAAHSLSKQKHVETLTDLSRSGEELKEKNEELSKSNQEHVATIRSLKEDNHKLTDYGKHLETAFLNMKKEKDALNAQIQARDLQIKEMGKAIVEEHTLGFEKALRHIPLLLNVSTEGVGFDIMKDVYQGLVPMPIKNIPDELEIDDPAVPTKNVPEGATAPTEITPGETVDLGENSQEKAGAMVTGAMVTGAPPKEVEGSKEASHPSAEENANPPVNVID, from the coding sequence ATGTCGGAACAGCAGTTGGTCGACGCCTCTTTGGAAATGGCTTGCCGCGCGGCTGTAGTGAACCGGCACCTAGCCTATGCATCCGACCGAGGGAAATTGAGACTTCAACTGAAGGagtcagaaaataaaattgcagCTCTAACACTGAAGTTAGGGGAGGAGACGGCTGCCCACTCCCTAAGTAAGCAAAAACATGTGGAAACTTTGACGGACCTCAGTAGGTCGGGTGAGgaacttaaagaaaaaaatgaggaGCTCTCCAAATCCAACCAGGAACATGTTGCCACCATCCGATCTCTGAAGGAGGATAACCACAAACTGACAGATTACGGTAAGCATCTCGAGACCGCCTTCCTTaacatgaaaaaagaaaaggacgCTTTGAATGCTCAAATTCAGGCCCGAGATCTTCAAATAAAAGAGATGGGgaaggccattgtcgaagagcacACCCTAGGATTCGAGAAAGCATTAAGGCATATTCCCCTTCTGCTGAATGTGTCGACCGAGGGGGTCGGGTTTGACATAATGAAGGATGTCTATCAGGGGCTGGTGCCCATGCCCATAAAGAATATACCTGATGAACTAGAAATAGATGATCCTGCCGTCCCTACTAAGAACGTACCCGAAGGAGCTACCGCCCCCACCGAAATCACGCCAGGAGAAACTGTTGACCTGGGAGAGAACTCTCAAGAAAAGGCTGGTGCCATGGTGACTGGTGCCATGGTGACTGGAGCACCCCCAAAGGAGGTGGAAGGTAGCAAGGAGGCTTCGCACCCATCTGCTGAAGAGAATGCTAATCCCCCTGTTAATGTAATAGACTAG